A stretch of the Mycobacteroides immunogenum genome encodes the following:
- a CDS encoding TetR/AcrR family transcriptional regulator, with product MRDLANLAGRRGRVNSTVATQDSTQGNTRRGGRLPRDERRGQLVGSASEIFVDRGYHAAGMDEIADRAGVSKPVLYQHFPSKLELYLAVLHKHADNLVSSVRQALRTTTDNRQRLRAAVMAFFDFVEHDSQGYRLIFENDLVGVPQVTERVEGAISACTDAVFDLVSHDSGLDPHHARMVAVGLVGISQVSARYWLDNEKPISKDDAVNATVGFAWGGLSHVPLQPLG from the coding sequence ATGCGTGATCTTGCGAATCTGGCTGGGCGTCGGGGCAGGGTGAACTCGACGGTGGCAACGCAGGACTCGACTCAAGGAAACACACGCCGTGGCGGGCGGCTGCCCCGCGATGAGCGGCGCGGCCAGCTGGTTGGATCGGCCAGCGAGATATTCGTCGACCGCGGCTACCACGCCGCCGGCATGGACGAAATCGCCGACCGCGCGGGTGTAAGTAAACCCGTTCTTTACCAACACTTTCCGAGCAAGCTTGAGCTCTATCTGGCGGTGCTGCACAAGCACGCGGACAACCTGGTGTCCAGCGTGCGCCAGGCGCTGCGCACCACCACCGACAACCGTCAGCGGCTGCGCGCCGCCGTGATGGCTTTCTTCGACTTCGTCGAGCACGACAGCCAGGGCTACCGGCTGATCTTCGAAAACGACCTGGTGGGCGTCCCGCAGGTCACCGAACGCGTCGAGGGTGCCATCAGCGCCTGCACCGACGCAGTGTTTGACCTGGTCAGCCACGATTCCGGGCTTGATCCCCACCATGCGCGGATGGTGGCCGTCGGTCTGGTGGGAATCAGCCAGGTCAGCGCGCGCTACTGGCTGGACAACGAAAAGCCCATCTCCAAGGACGACGCTGTCAATGCCACCGTCGGGTTCGCTTGGGGCGGGCTCTCACACGTGCCGCTGCAGCCGCTCGGCTAG
- a CDS encoding DUF3107 domain-containing protein has translation MEIKIGVTDSPRELVISSDQTPADVEKVVSAALAKESDVLNLTDEKGRKYLIAAARIAYVEIGAADTRRVGFSG, from the coding sequence GTGGAGATCAAGATCGGTGTCACAGATAGCCCGCGCGAGCTGGTCATTTCTAGCGATCAGACCCCGGCTGACGTCGAAAAGGTCGTATCGGCGGCGCTGGCCAAGGAATCGGATGTGCTGAACCTCACCGACGAGAAGGGGCGCAAGTACCTGATCGCCGCGGCCCGGATCGCCTACGTGGAGATCGGCGCAGCCGACACGCGCCGCGTCGGCTTCAGCGGCTGA
- a CDS encoding MmpS family transport accessory protein: MVGYRGDSRYSSDYEPYDDPYNSETTPQSTEYSGLDEDFEYRPPGSNENWKWVASIAGAVFAIAVIATAVVLSGGNEKPPAAAVTTPVPSLTPATTTAAPAPPPAATSAAPSTTTVTSTPVQETPTVEPTTEAPPPEPPPSNPMLPPEGQRPITPAAFAYYVTGNQTPGDLLTITYTDGNGVTRTVLGASLPWTMIVTPSPGITGGSITATSFASQVNCSITNSESQMLAVQNSNSIIARCAK; the protein is encoded by the coding sequence ATGGTCGGTTATCGCGGAGATTCTCGGTACTCGAGCGACTACGAGCCGTACGACGACCCGTACAACTCGGAGACCACCCCGCAGTCCACCGAGTACTCGGGTCTGGACGAGGACTTCGAGTACCGGCCACCCGGCTCGAACGAGAACTGGAAATGGGTCGCGTCGATCGCCGGGGCCGTGTTCGCCATCGCCGTGATCGCGACAGCGGTGGTGCTCAGCGGCGGCAACGAAAAGCCGCCGGCTGCCGCGGTCACCACGCCCGTGCCCTCGCTGACCCCGGCGACCACCACTGCCGCCCCGGCGCCGCCCCCGGCCGCGACGTCCGCCGCACCCTCGACGACCACCGTGACCAGCACACCCGTGCAGGAGACGCCGACCGTGGAGCCGACCACCGAGGCACCACCGCCTGAGCCGCCGCCGTCAAACCCGATGCTGCCGCCCGAGGGCCAGCGGCCGATCACACCCGCGGCATTCGCCTACTACGTGACCGGTAACCAGACTCCTGGCGATCTGCTGACCATCACCTACACCGACGGCAACGGCGTGACACGCACCGTGCTCGGCGCCTCGCTCCCGTGGACCATGATCGTGACACCAAGTCCCGGGATCACCGGCGGCTCGATCACCGCGACAAGCTTCGCGAGCCAGGTCAACTGCTCGATCACCAACAGCGAAAGCCAGATGCTGGCCGTGCAGAACAGCAACAGCATCATCGCCCGCTGCGCCAAGTAG
- a CDS encoding DUF3558 domain-containing protein: MIVAGCGTTVDGQPTLGGMHATSTGGSSSATTTSPTVTNTLRGPHAPPNSRNDGTSFDPCLAYSAEQIKSWGLDPEYVEDQGGPDEIARGCRWNADGWSASQTVINRPISDYLNAQRYPGAHAVEIDGLHGAVFGDIAGDVSCNVALPSQQAIVITGVLVLGAKDVVPDPCKKAIDIATQTAPRLPR, encoded by the coding sequence ATGATCGTTGCGGGGTGCGGCACGACAGTCGACGGCCAGCCCACCCTGGGCGGAATGCACGCGACATCTACAGGCGGGTCTAGCTCAGCGACGACCACCAGCCCTACTGTTACCAACACTCTGCGCGGCCCGCATGCACCCCCAAACAGCCGCAACGATGGAACATCATTCGACCCATGCCTGGCCTACTCGGCGGAGCAAATCAAATCGTGGGGACTTGATCCTGAATACGTCGAGGACCAAGGGGGGCCCGACGAAATCGCCCGCGGATGCCGCTGGAATGCGGACGGCTGGAGTGCTTCCCAGACGGTCATCAACCGGCCCATCAGTGACTATCTCAATGCGCAGCGGTACCCCGGAGCGCATGCGGTCGAGATTGACGGACTGCACGGAGCCGTCTTCGGCGACATTGCGGGGGACGTCAGCTGTAACGTCGCCCTACCGTCTCAACAAGCAATAGTGATCACCGGCGTTCTAGTGCTCGGCGCCAAGGACGTTGTCCCAGATCCATGTAAGAAAGCCATCGACATCGCGACGCAGACCGCGCCACGATTACCCAGGTGA
- a CDS encoding ferritin-like fold-containing protein produces the protein MTEPDFLRAGGSSTDLDPPGVNQLFAVIAYGEVAAFYRLTDESRMAPDLASKIAIASMAASQMRHYEVLRDAMEAKGIDVLAAMEPYVKTLENYHTLTLPRTWLEAMVKAYIGDSLAADFYGEVVDSLPGESAAVLKSVLGTTGHSEFVIAQVRDAVKDNSQQRNRLTLWGRRLLGEAVTQAQHVLARHDDLAELVMSGGAGLGNLNEFFERLQSAHAERMAVLGLG, from the coding sequence ATGACCGAGCCCGATTTTCTTCGCGCAGGCGGCTCATCGACGGACCTCGATCCTCCCGGTGTCAATCAGCTGTTCGCGGTGATCGCTTACGGCGAGGTTGCTGCCTTCTACCGGTTGACCGACGAGTCCAGGATGGCGCCCGATTTGGCGAGCAAGATCGCCATCGCCAGTATGGCCGCCTCCCAGATGCGCCACTATGAGGTGCTTCGGGATGCGATGGAGGCCAAGGGGATCGATGTTCTGGCGGCCATGGAGCCGTACGTCAAAACCCTCGAGAACTACCACACGCTGACCTTGCCGCGCACCTGGCTGGAGGCGATGGTCAAGGCGTACATCGGTGACTCGCTGGCCGCTGATTTCTATGGTGAGGTGGTCGACTCACTGCCGGGTGAATCGGCGGCGGTGCTCAAGTCGGTGTTGGGCACCACGGGGCATTCGGAGTTCGTCATCGCCCAGGTGCGCGATGCGGTTAAGGACAACTCGCAGCAGCGCAACCGGCTCACGTTGTGGGGGCGGCGGCTGCTTGGTGAGGCCGTCACCCAGGCGCAGCATGTGCTGGCCCGTCACGACGATCTCGCGGAACTCGTGATGTCCGGCGGTGCCGGTCTGGGGAACCTCAACGAGTTCTTCGAGCGGCTGCAGAGCGCTCATGCCGAGCGAATGGCTGTGCTCGGTCTCGGTTAA
- a CDS encoding DEAD/DEAH box helicase, with amino-acid sequence MSHIEHTFAQLGVREEIARALREVGIEHPFAIQELTLPLALAGSDLIGQARTGMGKTYAFGVPLLHRIATGVEDRPLNGTPRALVVVPTRELCIQVYEDLTKASKYLSAGDREFTVVSIYGGRPYEPQIEALRAGADVVVGTPGRLLDLAQQGHLQLGGLAMLVLDEADEMLDLGFLPDIERILALAPSADAGRQSMLFSATMPDPIITLARTFMNRPTHIRAEDPQASSVHDSTEQFVYRAHALDKIELVSRILQAEGRGATMIFTRTKRTAQKVSDELAERGFAVGAVHGDLGQIAREKALASFRSGQINVLVATDVAARGIDIDDVTHVINYQCPEDDKTYVHRIGRTGRAGRTGIAVTLVDWDDIARWQLIDKALGLGVPEPDETYSTSPHLFTELNIPADVTGAIGEKFSGGPKRREPRGERAERAEGDKPKRTRTRRRTRAGQPTDESATEAPAPEAATADGDQQAPARRRRRRRRPNATAATTASA; translated from the coding sequence ATGAGTCATATCGAACACACCTTTGCCCAGCTGGGCGTACGCGAAGAGATCGCCCGGGCCCTGCGTGAGGTCGGGATCGAGCATCCGTTCGCCATTCAGGAACTGACCCTCCCCCTGGCCCTGGCCGGCTCCGATCTCATCGGCCAGGCCCGCACCGGCATGGGCAAGACCTACGCCTTCGGCGTGCCGCTGCTGCACCGCATAGCCACCGGAGTCGAAGACCGCCCGCTCAACGGCACCCCGCGAGCTCTGGTGGTGGTACCCACCCGCGAGCTGTGCATCCAGGTCTACGAAGACCTCACCAAGGCGTCCAAGTACTTGTCGGCCGGTGACCGCGAGTTCACCGTGGTGTCCATCTACGGCGGACGGCCCTACGAGCCGCAGATCGAGGCGCTGCGCGCGGGAGCTGACGTCGTCGTGGGGACACCGGGCCGCCTGCTGGACCTCGCCCAGCAGGGCCATCTGCAGCTCGGCGGTTTGGCCATGCTGGTGCTCGACGAGGCCGATGAGATGCTGGACCTGGGCTTTCTGCCCGATATCGAGCGCATCCTGGCCCTGGCACCGTCCGCCGACGCGGGCCGCCAATCGATGCTGTTCTCGGCGACCATGCCGGACCCGATCATCACCTTGGCCCGCACCTTCATGAATCGCCCGACGCATATCCGCGCCGAGGACCCACAGGCCTCGTCGGTGCACGACTCCACCGAGCAGTTCGTGTACCGCGCGCACGCCCTGGACAAGATCGAACTGGTGAGCCGGATCCTGCAGGCCGAGGGCCGCGGCGCCACCATGATCTTCACCCGCACCAAGCGCACCGCCCAGAAGGTGTCCGATGAGCTGGCCGAGCGCGGCTTCGCGGTCGGCGCCGTGCACGGCGACCTCGGGCAGATCGCCCGGGAAAAGGCGCTGGCATCCTTCCGGTCCGGTCAGATCAACGTGTTGGTCGCTACCGACGTGGCCGCCCGCGGTATCGACATCGACGACGTCACGCACGTCATCAACTACCAGTGCCCCGAAGACGACAAGACCTACGTGCACCGCATCGGCCGCACCGGACGCGCCGGACGTACCGGTATCGCCGTCACGCTGGTGGACTGGGACGACATCGCACGCTGGCAGCTGATCGACAAGGCACTCGGCCTCGGCGTGCCCGAGCCCGACGAAACCTATTCCACCTCACCGCATTTGTTCACCGAACTGAACATCCCCGCCGACGTCACCGGCGCGATCGGTGAGAAGTTCTCCGGCGGCCCGAAGCGTCGCGAACCACGCGGCGAGCGGGCCGAGCGGGCCGAGGGCGACAAGCCCAAGCGCACCCGGACCCGCCGCCGCACCCGCGCGGGTCAGCCCACCGACGAGTCGGCGACCGAGGCGCCCGCACCAGAGGCGGCCACTGCGGATGGAGATCAGCAGGCCCCCGCCCGCCGTCGTCGGCGTCGTCGCCGCCCCAACGCAACCGCCGCGACCACCGCCTCGGCGTGA
- a CDS encoding Rv3212 family protein: MIAPERRTRADIIAAAVIAVVVVVTGTTIWWTSDARATVSHPAAGDVKRPMSATRVPDSVRELWSTASAATKGPVIASGAVVSADGHDVVAHDPVTGAQLWSYARRNLDLCGAIGFIDDAVAVYRDARGCGQVTMIDGQTGRRGPLRSSPNDPKVSLSTDGTYVLALGGTRLELWRSDMVRTLEYGRVVAPLNPNSQPRVDCTLKSGAVGASVLAVLETCPQDPTLRLTLQKPTPKDNDKPEELYSAVLPGVERGSAAKVLAVADTRSAVYLPGTRNELVVFDDRGMRVGATVLPGEIAQTNAAAQAGDVVTWWTGSQVLVLSASDLSYRFVLPTTKKPLGPGTNMAGELLIPVEGGIDVFNMTTGEFRKNIAVQRDPADEKSPVSSAVVGNTVVEQRGSRIFALG, encoded by the coding sequence GTGATCGCACCGGAGCGGCGCACCCGGGCCGACATCATTGCCGCGGCGGTGATTGCCGTCGTGGTCGTCGTCACCGGCACCACGATCTGGTGGACCAGCGACGCCCGTGCCACCGTGAGCCACCCCGCCGCGGGGGACGTCAAACGGCCAATGAGCGCCACCCGGGTCCCCGACTCGGTGCGTGAGCTGTGGTCCACCGCGAGTGCGGCCACCAAGGGCCCCGTCATCGCAAGCGGTGCGGTGGTCAGCGCCGATGGGCATGACGTGGTGGCCCATGACCCGGTGACCGGCGCCCAACTGTGGTCCTACGCGCGCCGCAACCTCGATCTGTGCGGCGCCATCGGCTTCATCGACGACGCGGTGGCGGTCTATCGCGACGCACGCGGATGCGGTCAGGTCACCATGATCGACGGACAAACCGGCCGGCGAGGTCCGTTGCGTAGCAGTCCCAATGACCCGAAGGTGTCACTGTCGACCGACGGCACCTATGTGTTGGCGCTCGGCGGCACCCGCCTCGAACTGTGGCGTTCGGACATGGTGCGCACCCTTGAGTACGGCCGGGTGGTGGCTCCGCTGAATCCCAACAGCCAGCCGCGCGTGGACTGCACGCTGAAATCCGGTGCTGTCGGGGCCAGCGTGCTCGCGGTGCTGGAAACCTGCCCGCAGGACCCCACCTTGCGCCTCACGCTGCAGAAGCCGACCCCCAAGGACAACGACAAGCCCGAAGAGCTCTACTCGGCAGTGCTGCCCGGGGTGGAACGCGGATCCGCGGCCAAGGTGCTCGCGGTCGCCGATACCCGGTCGGCCGTCTACCTGCCGGGAACCCGGAACGAACTCGTGGTCTTCGACGACCGCGGCATGCGTGTCGGCGCGACGGTGCTGCCGGGCGAGATCGCCCAGACCAATGCCGCCGCGCAGGCCGGCGATGTCGTCACCTGGTGGACCGGTAGTCAGGTGCTGGTACTCAGCGCCTCCGATCTGTCCTACAGATTCGTGCTACCCACTACCAAAAAGCCGCTGGGACCAGGCACCAACATGGCCGGTGAGCTGCTCATCCCCGTCGAGGGCGGTATCGACGTGTTCAACATGACCACCGGAGAGTTCCGCAAAAACATTGCGGTGCAACGAGACCCTGCCGACGAGAAGAGCCCCGTCAGCAGCGCGGTCGTCGGTAACACAGTGGTGGAGCAGCGCGGTTCACGAATCTTCGCCCTGGGCTGA
- a CDS encoding gamma-glutamyl-gamma-aminobutyrate hydrolase family protein — MTGPLAVVVPQRLSTGADPRIVAANRLFDLIVGLVEEAGLVPIVTDDPDYPLDDVGGVVLPGGGDVNPRRYGCTSSAAVYDVNDDQDHLDFTLTARARDARLPILGICRGAQVLNVAYGGDLHVDLPPGSVDHGGAVFSWHPVHLVPDTRVGAAHGMDQLVVASAHHQAVAVLGAGLIPTASAQDGLIEAFEAETGWIVAIQWHPEAPGVARHLQQAPFRAFADAVAQTSLGKVSAQGEDS; from the coding sequence ATGACTGGTCCCTTGGCTGTTGTGGTACCCCAGAGACTGTCCACCGGTGCGGACCCGCGGATCGTGGCGGCGAACCGGCTGTTCGACCTCATCGTGGGATTGGTGGAAGAGGCCGGTCTCGTCCCCATCGTCACCGATGATCCGGACTACCCGTTGGATGATGTGGGCGGTGTGGTGTTGCCGGGTGGGGGAGACGTCAATCCGCGGCGCTACGGCTGCACCTCGTCGGCGGCTGTTTACGACGTCAATGATGACCAGGACCATCTGGACTTCACGCTGACCGCCAGGGCCCGCGACGCACGGCTGCCGATACTTGGTATCTGCCGTGGTGCTCAGGTGCTGAACGTGGCCTACGGCGGCGACCTACATGTCGACCTGCCGCCGGGATCCGTGGACCACGGCGGTGCGGTGTTCTCTTGGCATCCGGTACATCTCGTGCCCGATACGCGTGTGGGTGCCGCGCACGGAATGGATCAACTCGTGGTGGCGTCCGCGCATCACCAGGCGGTGGCTGTCCTGGGGGCCGGTCTGATACCGACGGCATCGGCGCAGGACGGTCTGATCGAGGCCTTCGAAGCGGAAACCGGTTGGATTGTGGCGATCCAATGGCATCCGGAGGCACCGGGGGTGGCGCGGCATCTGCAGCAGGCGCCCTTCCGCGCGTTCGCCGACGCGGTGGCGCAAACAAGCCTTGGCAAGGTGTCAGCCCAGGGCGAAGATTCGTGA
- a CDS encoding acyl-CoA dehydrogenase family protein, whose product MTATELAEDSVVGRRVVLRPVLAKLGEQDASYELDRTLHHESVRAIADTGVLALRVPRGYGGPGGSLVDVVETVIDIASSSSNVAQALRAHFGFVERLLGNRGDDVLRTRWFPEILAGKIVGNAITETAGPSPAALGTVLRSAGDDRYRLDGKKFYSTGTLYADLIAVSAKREDGREVHVIIPSDREGVGLHDDWDGFGQRLTASGATTFDSVVVHADEISLVPEDHRLAHSQTFLQLYLTAVAVGIAEGVLRDTAWYVRNKARPAAHSLGRVATEDPFVLQAVGEIAAWTAAASAVTLDAAATLDGVVEAGLIDDQAAIGAAAIEVAKAQLVAERLTLDAAQRLFDTGGASATSRALNLDRHWRNVRTIASHNPLAYKAWATGDYIVNGTLPPNSGYF is encoded by the coding sequence ATGACTGCAACGGAATTGGCTGAGGACTCGGTGGTGGGCAGGCGCGTCGTGCTGCGGCCGGTGCTCGCGAAGCTCGGCGAACAGGACGCGTCCTACGAGCTGGATCGGACGCTGCACCACGAGTCGGTCCGCGCGATCGCCGATACAGGTGTACTCGCGCTGCGGGTACCGCGCGGCTACGGCGGGCCTGGCGGTTCTCTCGTTGATGTCGTCGAGACGGTGATCGATATCGCCTCATCGAGTTCCAATGTGGCCCAGGCATTGCGGGCGCATTTCGGTTTTGTGGAGCGGCTGCTGGGTAACCGGGGTGATGACGTGCTCCGGACCCGTTGGTTCCCCGAGATTCTCGCGGGGAAGATTGTGGGAAATGCGATCACCGAGACGGCCGGGCCGAGCCCGGCCGCGTTGGGAACCGTCCTGCGGTCAGCGGGTGATGACCGGTACCGCCTGGACGGCAAGAAGTTCTACTCGACCGGGACGCTGTACGCGGACTTGATCGCAGTGTCGGCGAAACGTGAGGATGGCCGCGAGGTGCACGTGATCATCCCATCGGACCGCGAAGGTGTTGGTCTGCACGACGACTGGGATGGATTCGGCCAGCGCCTGACGGCCAGCGGTGCGACGACGTTCGACTCCGTGGTGGTCCACGCGGACGAGATCTCGCTGGTACCCGAGGATCATCGCTTGGCGCACAGCCAGACCTTTCTGCAGTTGTATCTGACCGCCGTCGCGGTCGGCATCGCCGAGGGCGTACTTCGCGACACGGCCTGGTACGTGCGTAACAAAGCGCGTCCTGCCGCGCACTCGCTGGGACGGGTGGCCACCGAAGATCCGTTCGTGCTGCAGGCAGTGGGGGAGATCGCGGCATGGACCGCCGCGGCCAGTGCGGTGACCCTGGATGCCGCGGCCACGCTCGACGGAGTGGTAGAGGCGGGCCTGATCGATGATCAGGCAGCGATCGGTGCGGCCGCGATAGAGGTGGCCAAGGCACAGCTGGTGGCCGAACGTCTCACCTTGGATGCCGCGCAACGCCTTTTCGACACCGGCGGCGCTTCTGCCACATCTCGCGCGCTGAATCTGGACCGGCACTGGCGCAATGTACGGACCATCGCCAGCCACAATCCCCTTGCCTACAAGGCATGGGCCACGGGCGATTACATCGTGAACGGCACGTTGCCGCCCAACAGTGGATACTTCTGA
- a CDS encoding LLM class flavin-dependent oxidoreductase, with the protein MTASTRARFGIWAPVYGTWGARTHPDEIPDASYRRTRDLVVRAEELGFDSTLVAQHVLHPGDLEHDVLETWSTLAGVAEATSHIELIGAIKPLLFNPLVFAKVAANIHDMAAQRLAINLVSGWFLPELAAIGAEADHDERYAYSKEWLDAVGALWDGIPAAAGAELVGAGARLRPVPKRRPRVYLGGESEPARQLAASHSDVFFLNGRPLADAEEIIADMRARDRNGRAPLEFGLSAFVIARPTAREAQQQLDFLQGLVSGSGQRDRTTGADPATAMLKVREGQSRVGTNGGTLAGLVGSYDEVAHRIDQFARAGIDLFMLQFQPLEAEMERFAAHVLPRLK; encoded by the coding sequence ATGACCGCCAGTACACGCGCGCGGTTTGGCATCTGGGCTCCTGTATACGGAACCTGGGGTGCCAGAACGCATCCCGACGAGATACCGGACGCGAGCTATCGCCGCACCCGGGATCTGGTGGTGCGCGCCGAAGAGCTGGGTTTTGATTCGACCCTTGTCGCGCAGCATGTGCTGCACCCCGGCGACCTGGAACACGATGTGCTGGAGACGTGGTCCACGCTGGCAGGGGTGGCCGAGGCGACTAGCCACATTGAACTGATCGGCGCCATCAAACCCTTGCTGTTCAATCCGTTGGTATTCGCGAAGGTGGCGGCCAACATTCACGACATGGCCGCGCAGCGGTTGGCGATCAATCTCGTCAGCGGCTGGTTCCTTCCGGAGTTGGCGGCCATCGGTGCCGAGGCCGATCACGATGAACGCTACGCGTATTCGAAGGAATGGCTCGACGCGGTCGGCGCACTGTGGGACGGCATACCGGCCGCCGCCGGGGCCGAGCTGGTCGGCGCGGGCGCCCGGCTGCGGCCCGTCCCGAAGCGCCGCCCACGGGTGTATCTGGGTGGGGAGTCGGAGCCTGCCCGACAGCTCGCCGCCTCCCATTCTGACGTCTTCTTTCTCAATGGGCGACCGCTGGCCGACGCCGAGGAGATCATCGCCGACATGCGCGCACGCGACCGGAATGGCAGGGCCCCATTGGAGTTCGGCCTTTCTGCCTTCGTCATCGCACGGCCGACAGCACGCGAGGCGCAACAGCAGCTCGATTTCCTACAGGGTCTTGTCTCCGGCTCGGGTCAGCGAGATCGCACCACGGGTGCCGATCCCGCGACGGCGATGCTGAAAGTACGTGAGGGTCAGTCGCGCGTCGGGACCAATGGGGGCACCCTGGCGGGCCTGGTCGGCAGCTACGACGAGGTGGCGCACAGGATCGATCAGTTCGCGCGGGCGGGCATCGATTTGTTCATGCTGCAATTCCAGCCGCTGGAGGCGGAGATGGAGCGGTTCGCCGCACACGTCTTGCCGCGGCTCAAGTAA
- a CDS encoding glutamine synthetase family protein, whose amino-acid sequence MSLTTELAAATTHDELARRIAAGEITEIEVAWSDQFGHALGKRIPADLFLQRALTTGFGFCDGVLAWNTEARVIESLRLTNWDSGYPDVFALPDLSTFKDIPWRRGVGHVISDIVTHDGSPSRLDPRAVLRRVIGKLGELGYTAKVGVELEFYLLNPDGSIFQDAIQTYSLENANTLEPVLSDLYSTLRAFTRLEGIQTEYGPGQVEANLIYTDALSAADDSARLKYAAKEVARRHGKIASFMPKPFSEHSGSSAHLHISLWKDGEPAFATQTGRESETGRYAIAGLLGHLPSITLFGAHSVNAYRRYAPGSFAPATLTWSRDNRTSAVRSLVEPVPDATRIELRTGASDANPYWLVASALAAVAAGLLARHEPPEPRTGNLYEVGVRLPQSLHVAIALAKSDDTILEILGAESVHDFAEIAQSEWDEYSGTVSDWEFRRYLTNS is encoded by the coding sequence ATGTCACTAACCACTGAGCTCGCAGCGGCCACCACTCATGACGAGCTGGCCCGGCGTATCGCGGCGGGTGAGATCACCGAGATCGAGGTGGCCTGGAGCGATCAGTTTGGCCATGCCCTGGGCAAGCGCATCCCCGCAGATCTGTTTCTGCAGCGGGCACTGACAACCGGATTCGGTTTCTGTGATGGTGTCCTTGCCTGGAACACGGAGGCACGTGTCATCGAGAGTCTGCGCCTCACCAACTGGGACAGCGGCTATCCGGATGTCTTCGCGCTGCCGGATCTGTCGACCTTCAAGGACATACCCTGGCGCCGCGGGGTGGGGCACGTGATCTCCGATATCGTCACCCATGACGGGTCACCGTCGCGACTGGACCCGCGTGCTGTCCTGCGGCGCGTGATCGGCAAGCTCGGCGAGCTGGGATACACGGCGAAGGTCGGTGTGGAGCTGGAGTTCTACCTACTGAACCCGGACGGCTCCATTTTTCAGGATGCTATTCAGACCTATTCCCTGGAGAACGCCAACACTCTGGAACCTGTTCTCAGCGACCTGTATTCGACCTTGCGGGCGTTCACCCGGCTGGAGGGCATTCAGACCGAATACGGTCCCGGTCAGGTGGAGGCCAATCTGATCTACACCGATGCGTTGTCTGCTGCCGACGACAGTGCGCGCCTGAAGTACGCGGCCAAGGAGGTGGCACGGCGTCACGGCAAGATCGCGAGCTTCATGCCCAAGCCGTTCTCGGAACACTCCGGCAGTTCGGCCCACCTGCACATCTCCCTGTGGAAGGACGGCGAACCTGCCTTCGCGACGCAGACCGGGCGCGAAAGTGAGACCGGCCGGTACGCCATCGCCGGTCTGTTGGGGCATCTCCCGTCCATCACGCTGTTCGGCGCGCACTCGGTCAACGCCTACCGGCGTTACGCCCCAGGCTCGTTCGCGCCCGCGACATTGACCTGGAGCCGCGACAACCGCACGTCCGCGGTGCGCTCGCTGGTGGAACCCGTCCCGGACGCGACGCGTATCGAGCTGCGCACCGGCGCTTCGGATGCCAATCCCTACTGGCTCGTCGCGTCTGCGCTGGCCGCCGTCGCCGCCGGTCTGCTGGCTCGGCATGAGCCACCGGAACCGCGCACCGGAAATCTCTACGAGGTGGGGGTACGGCTGCCGCAGTCGCTGCACGTGGCCATCGCCCTGGCCAAGAGCGACGACACGATCCTTGAGATCCTGGGTGCCGAATCGGTGCACGACTTCGCCGAGATCGCACAGAGTGAATGGGATGAATACTCGGGCACGGTCAGTGACTGGGAGTTTCGACGTTATCTCACCAACTCATGA